Genomic DNA from Streptomyces sp. PCS3-D2:
GCACTACGCCGTCTCCATCGTGCGCGGCCGCGGCATCGACGCCAACGCCCTGCGCTGGCTGGCCGCCCACCACGATCCCGCCGACGTCGTCTTCGTCGACGGCTGGACCGGCAAGGGCGCCATCACCCGTGAGCTCAGGGACGCCCTGAAGGAGTTCCCCGGCTTCGACCCGGAGGTCGTCGTCCTCGCCGACCCCGGCTCGTGCGTGCCCACCTACGGCACCCGGGAGGACTTCCTGATCCCCTCCGCCTGCCTCAACTCCACCGTCTCCGGACTCATCTCGCGTACGGTTCTGAGGTCCGACCTGGTCGGGCCATCCGACTTCCACGGCGCGAAGTTCTACCGCGAGCTCGCCGGAGCCGACGTCTCCGCCGAATTCGTCGACGCCGTCGCCGCCCACTTCGACGACGTCGCGGACGCCGTCGACGAGGCGGTCAAGGAACTCCTCGCGGCCGACCGCACGCCGACCTGGGAGGGCTGGGCGGCGGTCGAGCGGATCAGCGAGGAGTACGGCATCCACGACGTGAACCTCGTCAAGCCCGGGGTCGGCGAGACCACCCGCGTGCTCCTGCGCCGGGTGCCCTGGAAGATCCTGGCGCAGCGCGGCGCCGGGTCCGACCTGGACCACGTACGGCTGCTCGCCGAGCAGCGCGGCGTCCCGGTGGAAGAGGCCGACGACCTGCCCTACACCTGCGTCGGGCTCATCCACCCCCGATTCACGCGCGGCGCCACCGGCGCCGACGGAAAGGCTGTAGCCACCCAGTGACTGTCCTCGTAGCCAGTGACCTCGACCGTACGCTCATCTACTCGGCGGCCGCCCTCGGTCTGACCATGCCCGACCCGGTGGCCCCCCGCCTGCTCTGCGTCGAGGTCCACGAGAGCAAGCCGCTGTCCTACATGACGGAGACGGCAGCGGCGCTGCTGGCGGAGCTCACCGAGGACCCGTCCGTCGTCTTCGTCCCCACCACCACCCGCACGCGCAAGCAGTACCAGCGCATCCGCTTCCCCGGCCGCCCGGCCCGGTACGCGATCTGCGCCAACGGCGGGCAGCTCCTCGTCGACGGCGTGCCGGACCGCGATTGGCGGCGACAGGTCGCGGCGCGCCTGGCCGAGGAGTGCGCCCCGCTGGAGGAGGTCCGCGAGCACCTGTCGTCCGTCGCCGACCCGGCGTGGCTGCGCAAGGCACGGGTGGCCGAGGACCTCTTCGCCTACCTCGTCGTCGAACGCCCCCTGGTTCCCGACGCATGGCTCAAGTCCCTGGCGGAGTGGGCCGGGCCCCGCGGCTGGACGGTCTCCCTCCAGGGCCGGAAGATCTATGCCGTGCCGCGCCCGCTCACCAAGAGCGCGGCGATGCGCGAGGTCGCCCGCAGGACCGGGGCGACCACCACCCTCGCCGCCGGCGACTCCCTCCTGGACGCCGACCTGCTGCTGGCGGCCGACGCCGCCTGGCGCCCGGGCCACGGGGAACTGGCCGACGCGCACTGGACGGCCCCCTCGGTGACCGCGCTCGCCGAAGCGGGCGTCCTGGCCGGCGAGGAAATCGTGCGCGCATTCGCCCGCGAGGCCGGTCGGCTCGGCAGACTGGACGCATGACCAAAGGCAACAGCACGAAGATCACAGACGAGCTGTACCGCTACATGCTCGACCACAACCCCCCGCTGGACTCCGTCCAGCGGGGGCTGGTCGCGAGGACCTATGCCGCGTTCCCGGACGTCGCCGGGATGCAGTCCGCGGAGGAGCAGGGACCCCTGCTGGCCTTCCTCGTCCGCCTGACCGGCGCCCGCCACATCGTCGAGATCGGCACCTTCACCGGCTTCTCGGCCCTGTCGATGGCCCAGGCGCTGCCCGCCGACGGCCGCCTCATCGCCTGCGACGTCTCCGAGGAGTGGACGGCGTACGGCAGGCAGGCCTGGGAGGAGGCCGGCGTCGCCGACCGCATCGAGCTGCGCATCGCGCCGGCCCTGGAGACCCTGCGGGCGATGCCCACCGAGCCCCACATCGACATGGCCTACGTGGACGCCGACAAGGAGAGCCAGATCGCCTACTGGGAGGAGCTCGTCCCGCGGCTGCGTCCCGGCGGTCTGATCGTCACGGACAACACCCTGTTCCACGGCACGGTCCTCGACGAGTCGGCCACCGGCTCGGCGGCCGGCGTGCGCGCCTTCAACGACCACGTCGCCGCGGATCCGCGCATGGACTCCGTCCTCCTGGCGATCTCGGACGGCCTGACGCTCTCGCGCAAGCGCTAGACGGGCGCCGGCAGGCAGCAGCGTCAGCCGCAGCCGCCGCCACCGCAGCAGCCCCCGCCCGCCCCGCCCATGGGGCGCGCGGCCGCGGCCGCGGGCGCGCGGCCCGCCCCGCCCACGGCGACGGCGGACAGCAGCTTCACGGTGTCGGCGTGCCCGGCCGGGCAGTCGGCAGGGGCGGAGGACTCGGCCATGGGGCGGCTGACCTCAAAGGTGTCGTCGCAGGTCCGGCAGCGGAATTCGTAACGAGGCATGCGCACAGGCTAAGCGCGCGCGGCGCCCGCGCGCTACGACTCCCGGCCGGCTCGCACACGGTGTCGGGGCCGGCCGGTGGGACGCGGGACGGCGTGTGGGAAGGAGAGGACGGCGGTGGTCGGGGGCTACCCCGGGCGGGTCGGTGCCGGTGCGACGCCCGGCGGGTCGGCGCCGGTGCCGCGGCGGGTGGGCGGGCGCCGCAGCGGGTGGGCGGGCGCCGCGGCGGGTGGGTCGGCGCCGTCCCCCGACACCTAGACGGCGTCGGGCCGCGCGAGCTGCCCGCGCGCCAGCCTCGCCCGGTCCTCCCGGGCCGCCTGCTCCGGGTGACGGGCCCGCCAGTACGGATTGTCGTGCGGCAGCGCGCTGCCCACCCGCCCGTACATCCCGAACCACATCAGCATCACGCCGACGACGAAGCTGAACAGCACGTTCTGGATCTGGAAGGCCAGGAAGTTCAGCCCGGTGTCGAGCAGCGCCAGGTTCACGAACCCGCTCGCGATGAACAACACGCCCAGCACGATGTTCAGCGTCGAGGCGAAGGTCCCGCCCAGCACCATCCCGACGATGAGCAGCCCGCCGATGCAGATCGACAGGACACTCAGCGCACCGTTGGTGTTCAACGCGAGCACCGTGTCCCCGCCCGTGTCGAAGAACCCGATCCGGTCGATCAGGCCCAGGATCCCGAAGACCACCAGCAACAGACC
This window encodes:
- a CDS encoding O-methyltransferase; translation: MTKGNSTKITDELYRYMLDHNPPLDSVQRGLVARTYAAFPDVAGMQSAEEQGPLLAFLVRLTGARHIVEIGTFTGFSALSMAQALPADGRLIACDVSEEWTAYGRQAWEEAGVADRIELRIAPALETLRAMPTEPHIDMAYVDADKESQIAYWEELVPRLRPGGLIVTDNTLFHGTVLDESATGSAAGVRAFNDHVAADPRMDSVLLAISDGLTLSRKR
- a CDS encoding zinc ribbon domain-containing protein yields the protein MPRYEFRCRTCDDTFEVSRPMAESSAPADCPAGHADTVKLLSAVAVGGAGRAPAAAAARPMGGAGGGCCGGGGCG
- a CDS encoding DUF4383 domain-containing protein codes for the protein MARRVQRVLHPVNARLDEHLPIDHKLSQVYRVGAGLTGLLLVVFGILGLIDRIGFFDTGGDTVLALNTNGALSVLSICIGGLLIVGMVLGGTFASTLNIVLGVLFIASGFVNLALLDTGLNFLAFQIQNVLFSFVVGVMLMWFGMYGRVGSALPHDNPYWRARHPEQAAREDRARLARGQLARPDAV